The proteins below come from a single Arthrobacter crystallopoietes genomic window:
- a CDS encoding cytochrome P450, whose product MSTPTVQVPYLNISDPSFAMQSEELRAAREQSWYARTNYGIAVLRYDEVSKLLKSPKLSQGSAKWPAHNGVHGGLFFDWWTKNLLVLEGEDHHRIRRLLNPAFSPRLIEDLVPRFQALANELIDAFIDKGECEFIRDFAEPYATRVLTILLGIPESEWPTIARLASTVGLALGVTFKQDLEKVDAAVAELYEYAEELIKDRQANPGEDFVSRLVLANRDGDRLSDEELRNALVLLIFGGMDTTRNQLGLAMQSFMHNPEQWELLAERPDLGGKAVEEVMRINPTVTWVTREAVEDFTYQDLFIEKGTTVHLFTQSSGTDPKAFPNPEMDLLGEHAPHYGFGGGVHHCLGHFVARADMSEALPLLASRIAQPHLTGGDEWLPDSGNTGPIRLPIGFTKRS is encoded by the coding sequence ATGAGTACGCCTACCGTCCAGGTTCCCTACCTGAACATCTCGGATCCATCGTTTGCCATGCAGTCCGAAGAACTGCGCGCAGCCCGGGAGCAGAGCTGGTACGCACGGACCAATTACGGCATCGCCGTGCTGCGGTATGACGAGGTCAGCAAGCTGCTCAAGAGCCCCAAGCTCTCGCAGGGCAGCGCCAAGTGGCCGGCGCACAACGGCGTCCACGGCGGGCTTTTCTTCGACTGGTGGACCAAGAACCTGTTGGTACTGGAGGGCGAGGACCACCACCGGATCCGGCGCCTGCTCAACCCGGCCTTCTCGCCGCGGCTGATCGAGGACCTGGTGCCGCGCTTCCAGGCCCTGGCAAACGAGCTGATCGACGCCTTCATCGACAAGGGCGAATGCGAGTTCATCCGCGACTTCGCCGAACCGTACGCCACGCGGGTGCTGACCATCCTGCTGGGCATTCCGGAAAGCGAATGGCCGACGATTGCCAGGCTGGCCTCCACCGTAGGACTGGCACTGGGCGTGACCTTCAAGCAAGACCTGGAAAAGGTGGACGCCGCCGTCGCCGAGCTCTACGAATACGCCGAGGAGCTGATCAAGGACCGCCAGGCCAACCCAGGCGAGGACTTCGTCAGCCGCCTGGTACTGGCCAACCGCGACGGCGACCGGCTCAGCGACGAGGAGCTGCGCAACGCACTGGTGCTGCTGATCTTCGGCGGCATGGACACCACGCGCAACCAGCTGGGACTGGCCATGCAGTCATTCATGCACAACCCGGAGCAGTGGGAGCTGCTGGCTGAACGTCCGGATCTGGGCGGCAAGGCGGTAGAGGAAGTCATGCGGATCAACCCCACGGTCACCTGGGTGACACGGGAAGCAGTCGAGGACTTCACCTACCAGGACCTCTTCATTGAAAAGGGCACCACCGTCCACCTGTTCACGCAGTCCTCGGGCACCGACCCGAAGGCTTTCCCGAATCCGGAGATGGACCTGCTCGGCGAGCACGCTCCGCACTATGGATTCGGCGGCGGCGTTCACCACTGCCTGGGGCACTTCGTGGCCCGCGCGGACATGAGCGAGGCGTTGCCGCTGCTGGCCAGCCGCATTGCCCAGCCGCACCTGACCGGCGGGGACGAATGGCTGCCTGACTCAGGCAACACCGGTCCGATCCGCCTGCCCATCGGCTTCACCAAACGGTCCTAG
- a CDS encoding PucR family transcriptional regulator, giving the protein MSGIQLTGVHVSELEDPTAYLEGGELLLTTGIPLGGTASTVSAYVGRLAAKGVAGLGLGLGEGLDAVPPQLVEACSADGIELLVVPDGVPFLDVSRAFWDLAARSGQADLIASLGTQTALARAAMRQDAIPSVVQGLAQALGGWAAYLPADGAAATIWPAGSTALLPHLREETTRLNMAGTHSAATFWLHGTPVVEYPILVGRKIEGFLAIGSGRTLTKADRQIIMTVCVLLAMRAQQQEELSSTAGALGSAAAKLVARGHSEAARLLATDVGLPPLPERVHVLAVRMGPASRDLASAAYAVAGFDVEDGSLLPAPALTDCELRFIEDGVAYFLIDAATLSAESAVAGEEDEIYDGELLAWAQSPAAVAEPGTARKSAWPTSGRQVQPATETGAAWTGPLQLAEVAGKFAAVRRAALLAPAGRLVGTSGDDDARADRWAETLAGYNRADLLGTVAAYLRHRGHWEETARALDVHRNSLRHRMAVAEKLLGISIEDPDVAAHLWLALRRRGL; this is encoded by the coding sequence GTGTCCGGCATTCAGCTCACCGGCGTGCACGTCTCGGAACTCGAGGATCCCACCGCCTATCTGGAGGGCGGCGAACTGTTGCTTACCACGGGGATACCCCTGGGCGGCACGGCGTCCACGGTTTCTGCTTATGTGGGACGGCTGGCTGCCAAGGGCGTGGCCGGCCTTGGCCTCGGATTGGGCGAGGGGCTCGATGCTGTGCCGCCGCAACTCGTGGAGGCTTGCTCCGCCGACGGGATCGAACTGCTGGTAGTTCCCGACGGTGTCCCGTTCCTGGATGTGTCGCGCGCCTTCTGGGACTTGGCCGCCAGGAGCGGTCAGGCAGACCTGATCGCGAGCCTCGGAACGCAAACGGCACTGGCACGGGCGGCGATGCGGCAGGACGCGATTCCGTCCGTTGTGCAGGGGCTCGCCCAAGCCCTCGGGGGCTGGGCTGCGTATCTCCCGGCCGACGGCGCCGCCGCGACCATTTGGCCGGCTGGCTCCACGGCACTGCTGCCCCACCTGCGTGAGGAGACCACCCGGTTGAATATGGCGGGAACGCACTCCGCAGCAACGTTCTGGCTGCACGGCACGCCGGTGGTCGAATATCCCATCCTTGTCGGGCGGAAGATCGAGGGCTTTCTGGCCATCGGCTCGGGACGCACGCTAACCAAGGCGGACCGGCAGATCATCATGACCGTCTGCGTGCTGCTGGCCATGCGGGCCCAGCAGCAGGAAGAACTTTCCAGTACTGCCGGAGCGCTGGGATCCGCCGCCGCCAAGCTCGTAGCCCGCGGACACAGCGAGGCCGCGCGGTTACTGGCTACGGACGTGGGCCTTCCTCCGCTGCCCGAGCGTGTGCACGTCCTCGCAGTCCGGATGGGCCCTGCCTCTCGTGACCTGGCATCCGCGGCTTACGCGGTTGCGGGATTCGACGTCGAGGACGGCTCCCTCCTGCCGGCGCCGGCGCTGACTGATTGTGAGCTTAGATTCATTGAGGATGGTGTCGCCTACTTCCTCATCGACGCAGCCACGCTGAGCGCGGAGAGCGCCGTGGCGGGGGAGGAGGACGAAATTTACGACGGCGAGTTGCTCGCATGGGCGCAATCCCCGGCAGCGGTGGCAGAACCGGGCACCGCCCGGAAATCTGCGTGGCCGACGTCCGGGCGGCAGGTCCAACCTGCCACAGAAACCGGCGCAGCGTGGACCGGGCCGCTGCAGCTGGCCGAGGTCGCCGGAAAATTCGCCGCCGTCCGGCGAGCCGCGTTGCTCGCGCCAGCCGGGCGACTGGTGGGAACCTCAGGCGACGACGATGCCCGGGCGGACCGCTGGGCAGAGACGCTTGCCGGCTACAACCGCGCAGACCTGCTTGGCACCGTTGCCGCGTATCTGCGGCATCGCGGGCACTGGGAAGAAACCGCGCGGGCGTTGGACGTACATCGGAACTCCCTGCGGCACCGGATGGCCGTGGCGGAGAAACTGCTGGGGATCAGCATCGAGGATCCGGACGTCGCCGCCCACCTGTGGCTCGCGCTGCGGCGGCGCGGGCTCTAG
- a CDS encoding aminotransferase class III-fold pyridoxal phosphate-dependent enzyme, with amino-acid sequence MTSSLTPLPQSRHLATAIPGPRSQALHAERQAHVTDGFGIALPVFIDRADGGILQDVDGNRLIDFASGIAVTSIGASNPRVRERVAAQLERFTHTCFMVTEYESFTQVAKWLNEHTPGDFEKRTALFSTGAEAVENAVKIARSATGRSKVLVFDEAYHGRSLMTMAMTAKENPYRLNFGPFPTEVVRAASANPLRPAASAAATNDDGVPASGSDVAAAALASVEATLAEHGAESFAAMVIEPIQGEGGFIVPAPGFLKGLREIATKHGIVLVIDEIQAGMGRTGTLFASEHEGIAGDMTLSAKALADGVPLSAVTGRADLMNAVHAGGLGGTYAGNPLACEAALAVFEAFEDGTLLANARAIKATAREVLEPLVAETEVVAEFRGRGAMLALEFADRGTLEPRADLAKEISARCHAQGVLTLTCGTYGNVIRLLPPLVISDELFRDGLAVLRQAIVDVAAGRDATTAEAAAPALA; translated from the coding sequence ATGACTTCCAGCCTCACTCCGCTCCCCCAGTCCCGCCACCTGGCCACCGCCATCCCCGGCCCGCGTTCACAGGCCCTGCATGCCGAACGCCAGGCCCACGTGACCGACGGCTTCGGCATCGCCCTGCCGGTCTTCATCGACCGGGCCGACGGCGGCATCCTGCAGGATGTGGACGGCAACCGGCTGATCGATTTCGCCTCCGGCATCGCAGTAACCAGCATCGGCGCCAGCAATCCGCGCGTCCGCGAGCGGGTGGCCGCCCAACTGGAGCGCTTCACGCACACCTGCTTCATGGTCACCGAGTACGAGTCCTTCACCCAGGTAGCCAAGTGGCTCAACGAGCACACGCCGGGAGACTTCGAGAAGCGGACTGCACTCTTCTCCACCGGCGCCGAGGCCGTGGAGAACGCGGTCAAGATCGCCCGCTCCGCCACCGGCCGCAGCAAGGTCCTGGTCTTCGACGAGGCCTACCACGGCCGCTCCCTGATGACCATGGCGATGACCGCCAAGGAGAACCCGTACCGGCTCAACTTCGGCCCGTTCCCCACCGAGGTGGTACGCGCTGCCTCCGCCAATCCGCTGCGCCCCGCGGCCTCTGCAGCCGCAACCAACGACGACGGCGTTCCCGCCTCCGGCTCGGACGTCGCCGCCGCGGCACTCGCCTCCGTCGAAGCAACGCTGGCCGAGCACGGCGCGGAGAGCTTCGCCGCCATGGTCATCGAGCCCATCCAGGGCGAGGGCGGCTTCATCGTTCCCGCACCCGGCTTCCTCAAAGGCCTGCGCGAGATCGCCACGAAGCACGGCATCGTGCTGGTGATCGACGAAATCCAGGCCGGCATGGGCCGCACCGGCACCCTCTTCGCCAGCGAGCACGAAGGCATCGCCGGCGACATGACACTCAGCGCCAAGGCCCTCGCCGACGGCGTCCCGCTCAGCGCAGTCACCGGCCGGGCCGACCTAATGAACGCGGTCCACGCCGGCGGCCTCGGCGGCACCTACGCCGGAAACCCGCTGGCCTGCGAAGCGGCGCTGGCCGTGTTCGAGGCCTTCGAGGACGGCACGCTGCTGGCCAACGCCCGCGCCATCAAAGCCACCGCCCGCGAAGTGCTCGAACCGCTGGTCGCGGAGACCGAGGTTGTCGCAGAGTTCCGTGGCCGGGGCGCCATGCTCGCCCTCGAGTTCGCGGACCGCGGCACGCTGGAACCCCGGGCCGACCTGGCCAAGGAGATTTCCGCCCGCTGCCACGCCCAGGGCGTGCTGACCCTGACCTGCGGCACGTACGGCAACGTGATCCGGCTGCTGCCGCCCCTGGTCATCAGCGACGAACTGTTCCGCGACGGGCTGGCGGTCCTGCGACAGGCCATCGTCGACGTCGCGGCCGGCCGCGACGCAACCACAGCGGAAGCCGCCGCTCCGGCACTCGCCTGA
- a CDS encoding APC family permease, whose translation MSAEMTKPAGEAGIDEDAAHLASLGYSYDQQFKREMTFWGNVSLGFTYLSPVVGIYSLFAASLGIAGPPMFWSLIIVGVGQLLVATVFGEVVSNYPVAGGVYPWSRRLWGRKWGWMNGWVYLCALLATIASVAYGAGPFLSSLLGMESSVNSVIMAALAVILLATVLNLGGTKVLNKVAMLGLLAELGGALVVGIWLMVAAREHDLGVLFQSFGAGEGSNYFIAFAAAGLIGIYQYYGFEACGDVAEEVPNPGRTIPKAMRMTIYIGGFAAMFVCLSLILAVPDFGAVISGTDADPVGNVLLSAFGPVGFKVVLAVVLISFVSCVLSLQAASSRLAYSMARDGILPASNLLSKFSESRHVPPYALLLAGLVPALIVIGSKVSEDALITIISFAAMGMYMGFQMVVLAALRARLKGWKPRGAFQLGAWGTPVYVAALAWGVLGMVNMAWPRTPEAGWFSNYIVLISAVGVVVIGLVYMAWKKPYLKGDAPFGDAVPSAPAHSLKP comes from the coding sequence ATGTCTGCCGAAATGACGAAGCCCGCTGGGGAGGCCGGCATCGATGAAGATGCCGCGCACCTTGCCAGCCTTGGCTATTCGTACGATCAGCAATTCAAGCGTGAAATGACGTTCTGGGGCAACGTGTCTCTGGGCTTCACTTATTTGTCCCCCGTTGTCGGTATCTATTCGCTGTTCGCGGCTTCGTTGGGCATCGCCGGGCCGCCCATGTTCTGGTCGCTGATTATTGTCGGCGTCGGCCAGCTGCTGGTCGCCACAGTCTTCGGCGAAGTCGTTTCCAACTACCCGGTGGCCGGGGGCGTGTACCCCTGGTCCCGCCGGCTTTGGGGCCGCAAATGGGGCTGGATGAACGGCTGGGTGTACCTGTGCGCATTGCTGGCAACGATCGCCAGTGTTGCCTACGGCGCAGGGCCCTTCCTCAGCTCTCTGCTGGGCATGGAGAGCAGCGTCAACTCCGTGATCATGGCCGCCCTGGCCGTCATCCTGCTGGCCACCGTGCTGAATCTCGGCGGCACCAAAGTCCTGAACAAGGTAGCCATGCTCGGCCTGCTCGCCGAACTCGGCGGCGCTCTGGTGGTCGGCATCTGGCTGATGGTAGCGGCCCGCGAACACGATCTGGGCGTCCTGTTCCAGAGCTTCGGGGCAGGCGAAGGCAGCAACTACTTCATTGCCTTTGCGGCGGCCGGCCTCATCGGCATCTACCAGTACTACGGCTTCGAGGCCTGCGGCGACGTCGCCGAAGAGGTCCCGAACCCCGGGCGGACCATCCCCAAGGCCATGCGCATGACCATCTACATCGGCGGCTTCGCAGCGATGTTCGTCTGCCTGTCCCTGATCCTTGCCGTCCCCGACTTCGGCGCAGTGATCAGCGGCACCGACGCCGATCCGGTCGGCAACGTACTGCTCTCGGCCTTCGGACCGGTCGGCTTCAAGGTAGTGCTCGCCGTCGTACTCATCTCCTTTGTCTCCTGCGTCCTGAGCCTGCAGGCTGCGTCCTCCCGCCTGGCTTACTCGATGGCCCGGGACGGCATTCTTCCGGCCAGCAATCTGCTCAGCAAGTTCAGCGAATCCCGCCATGTTCCGCCGTATGCCCTGCTGCTGGCCGGCCTGGTCCCGGCGCTGATCGTGATCGGCTCCAAGGTCTCTGAGGATGCCCTGATCACCATCATTTCTTTCGCCGCTATGGGTATGTACATGGGCTTCCAGATGGTGGTGCTCGCCGCGCTGCGGGCACGGCTCAAAGGCTGGAAGCCGCGCGGTGCCTTCCAACTCGGCGCCTGGGGCACCCCGGTCTACGTCGCCGCACTGGCCTGGGGCGTGCTCGGCATGGTCAACATGGCCTGGCCGCGGACCCCGGAAGCCGGCTGGTTCTCCAACTACATCGTGCTGATCTCGGCGGTCGGCGTCGTCGTTATTGGCCTGGTCTACATGGCGTGGAAGAAGCCCTACCTCAAGGGTGACGCACCCTTCGGGGACGCGGTCCCCTCCGCGCCGGCACATTCCCTCAAGCCCTGA
- a CDS encoding CaiB/BaiF CoA transferase family protein — translation MPTQHLPPSSSQRPLDGILVADFSRVLAGPLATMTLADLGARVIKVERPGTGDDTRSWGPPYSPTGATYFESVNRNKESVCLDLSNPEDLKLARELARRADVLVENFKPGGMAKLGLGYEQLAAENPGLVYASISGFGSAGGADLPGYDFIVQALGGLMSITGEADGSPYKAGVALVDVLTAKDATIGILAALNARPASGRGSHLEVNLLSSLQGALANQAQAYLGAGKVPKRMGNEHPSIVPYQLLECADGPLAVACGNDGQFRRLTEVIGVPALAYDGRFATNNSRVEHRTELIPLLENALAAASAEVWRDKLAGVSVPVGPVASIDEGIGYAESLGLNPTIEVQDTTGKSVGRQIRHPISWSPAFEPRSSAPPALGENTESVLHWLRGDG, via the coding sequence ATGCCAACCCAGCACCTCCCGCCGTCATCATCGCAACGGCCCTTGGACGGCATCCTTGTCGCCGACTTTTCCCGTGTCCTCGCCGGGCCGCTCGCCACGATGACGCTGGCCGATCTCGGAGCCCGGGTGATCAAGGTAGAGCGGCCGGGCACCGGAGACGATACGCGAAGCTGGGGACCGCCATACTCCCCCACCGGCGCCACCTACTTCGAAAGCGTGAATCGCAACAAGGAATCCGTCTGCCTGGACCTGTCCAACCCGGAAGACCTCAAGCTGGCCCGGGAACTGGCGCGGCGAGCGGACGTGCTGGTTGAGAACTTCAAGCCTGGCGGCATGGCGAAACTCGGTCTTGGTTACGAGCAACTTGCGGCGGAGAACCCGGGACTGGTCTACGCCTCCATCTCGGGTTTCGGCTCTGCGGGCGGAGCGGACCTGCCCGGGTACGACTTCATCGTCCAGGCATTGGGCGGGCTGATGAGCATCACGGGCGAGGCGGACGGCTCCCCGTACAAGGCCGGAGTCGCGCTAGTAGACGTGCTGACAGCCAAGGACGCGACCATCGGCATCCTTGCAGCGCTCAACGCGCGGCCTGCATCCGGACGCGGCAGTCACTTGGAGGTGAATTTGCTCTCCAGCCTGCAGGGCGCTCTGGCCAACCAGGCCCAGGCCTACCTGGGCGCCGGCAAGGTGCCGAAGCGGATGGGCAACGAGCACCCTTCAATCGTTCCCTACCAGCTGCTCGAGTGTGCCGACGGACCGCTCGCAGTAGCTTGCGGCAACGACGGCCAATTCCGGCGGCTCACCGAGGTGATCGGGGTACCGGCGCTGGCCTACGATGGCCGCTTCGCCACCAACAATTCACGTGTGGAGCATCGGACGGAGTTGATCCCTCTGCTCGAAAATGCACTCGCTGCGGCGTCGGCGGAGGTTTGGCGGGACAAGCTGGCCGGCGTGAGCGTGCCGGTCGGACCCGTTGCCTCCATCGACGAGGGGATCGGGTACGCCGAGTCCCTGGGATTGAACCCGACGATCGAGGTCCAGGACACCACGGGGAAGTCAGTCGGTCGACAGATCCGCCATCCGATTTCCTGGTCCCCGGCTTTCGAACCGAGGTCCAGCGCTCCGCCGGCCTTGGGCGAGAACACCGAGAGTGTCCTTCACTGGCTTCGCGGGGACGGCTAG
- a CDS encoding glutamine synthetase family protein: MTLTPVRPDLAAIDLQQSLNDRGAFARHQERNLRPETVRELGRKIEEAGVEYVYYALPTIGSRMVAKMVPANHFKRNLEKGICFHRTALSDLQNDRHGNLIGGGIEAREFWALPEPDTFVVLPWDTSVARIFCTAYEPPHLPEVGGRVLPIDTRSLLIRSHEAFTARTGFEVRSGTEPEMTWEGPGLEVVKKPGTSPAYQVENLERMRPIYKKLVTYAKAMGLDMIEGDYEDDGQLELNWMYDRVENTADRLVTYRQICKQVAREFGVTASFMPKPYNGQMGNGCHHNLSLWDGDTNVIEDDGRVELHVSETAKHAIGGLLTHAPGSMAVMASTVNSYKRFWDAGQFAPSTANWGLDSRGCLVRISSNGRMEYRVPDAAVNPYLSHTLLIAAMEDGLNRRLDPGMPDDGGADVPALGGQLPLTLGDAIDAFVSDTYLTSALPADLVSIYTQLKQEEWARYCGAITEWDREMYWETIP, encoded by the coding sequence ATGACACTCACCCCCGTGCGGCCCGACCTGGCCGCCATCGACCTGCAGCAATCGCTCAATGACCGCGGCGCCTTCGCACGGCACCAGGAGCGCAACCTGCGTCCCGAAACCGTGCGCGAGCTCGGCCGCAAGATCGAGGAGGCCGGCGTCGAGTACGTGTACTACGCACTGCCGACCATCGGCTCCCGCATGGTGGCCAAAATGGTCCCGGCCAACCACTTCAAGCGCAACCTGGAAAAGGGCATTTGCTTCCACCGGACGGCGCTGTCCGACCTGCAGAATGACCGCCACGGCAACCTGATCGGCGGCGGCATCGAGGCGCGCGAGTTCTGGGCGCTGCCGGAGCCGGATACGTTCGTGGTGCTGCCATGGGACACGTCCGTGGCGCGGATTTTCTGCACGGCCTACGAGCCCCCGCACCTGCCGGAGGTCGGCGGCCGCGTGCTGCCGATCGACACCCGCTCGCTGCTGATCCGCTCGCACGAAGCCTTCACCGCCCGCACAGGCTTTGAGGTCCGCTCCGGGACCGAACCCGAGATGACCTGGGAGGGCCCCGGTCTCGAGGTGGTCAAGAAGCCCGGCACCAGCCCGGCCTACCAGGTGGAGAACCTGGAGCGCATGCGTCCGATCTACAAGAAGCTGGTCACCTACGCCAAGGCCATGGGCTTGGACATGATTGAGGGCGACTACGAAGACGACGGGCAGCTCGAGCTCAATTGGATGTACGACCGGGTGGAAAACACCGCCGACCGGCTGGTCACCTACCGCCAGATCTGCAAGCAGGTTGCCCGCGAGTTCGGCGTCACCGCCAGCTTCATGCCCAAGCCCTACAACGGCCAGATGGGCAACGGTTGCCACCACAACCTGAGCCTTTGGGACGGCGACACCAACGTGATCGAAGATGACGGCAGGGTGGAACTGCACGTTTCCGAGACGGCTAAGCACGCCATCGGCGGCCTGCTCACGCACGCCCCCGGTTCGATGGCGGTCATGGCCAGCACCGTGAACTCCTACAAGCGGTTCTGGGACGCAGGCCAGTTCGCTCCCAGCACGGCGAACTGGGGCCTGGACAGCCGCGGCTGCCTGGTGCGCATCTCCTCCAATGGCCGGATGGAGTACCGGGTACCGGACGCGGCAGTAAATCCGTACCTGTCCCATACGCTGCTTATCGCCGCCATGGAGGACGGTCTGAACCGCCGGCTGGATCCGGGGATGCCCGACGACGGCGGTGCGGACGTTCCGGCCCTCGGCGGCCAGCTGCCGCTCACCCTGGGCGACGCAATCGACGCCTTCGTCTCGGATACCTACCTCACCTCGGCGCTGCCGGCGGACCTGGTATCGATCTACACCCAGCTAAAGCAGGAGGAGTGGGCCCGCTACTGCGGCGCCATCACCGAATGGGACCGCGAGATGTACTGGGAGACCATTCCGTGA
- a CDS encoding ferredoxin, whose product MKTIDVDRSLCDNHGQCAIAAPDVFRMNADGELEYEATFDDGLLDEVEEAIDVCPVQAIFLKD is encoded by the coding sequence ATGAAGACCATCGACGTAGACCGCAGCCTCTGCGACAACCACGGCCAGTGCGCCATCGCCGCGCCGGATGTGTTCCGGATGAATGCCGACGGCGAGCTTGAGTACGAGGCAACTTTCGACGACGGACTGCTGGACGAGGTGGAGGAAGCCATCGACGTCTGCCCGGTCCAGGCCATCTTCCTCAAGGACTGA
- a CDS encoding ABC transporter substrate-binding protein, giving the protein MSHVETVSAGVLRLACIDSEAPPLFNLVDDAGNRRGYEPEAAELVASVLGLRIEWAYLDWDDMLPAVRDHRVDAVWCGQGIIPERQAVVNFTDPYAVFDETVLVRKGDPARSPADLAGYKVAAIEGSANMKLAVTFEGAEPVAFTGADVFGDMLAALRNGEVDAMVDDDVVTVPLGEDPAYDVAFTHPTGNRWGIGVAKDNPFLLAELNTALATVVADGRLERIWTKWMPHLPYALAAEVAV; this is encoded by the coding sequence GTGAGCCATGTTGAGACTGTTTCGGCAGGCGTCCTCCGCCTGGCCTGCATCGACTCCGAGGCGCCGCCGCTGTTCAACCTGGTTGACGACGCCGGCAACCGCCGCGGGTACGAACCGGAGGCGGCCGAACTGGTCGCCTCCGTGCTCGGCCTGCGCATCGAATGGGCCTACCTCGACTGGGACGACATGCTGCCCGCTGTCCGTGACCACCGCGTGGATGCGGTTTGGTGCGGCCAGGGCATCATTCCGGAACGCCAGGCCGTGGTGAACTTTACCGACCCGTACGCTGTGTTCGACGAGACCGTGCTGGTGCGCAAAGGCGATCCGGCCCGTTCGCCGGCTGACCTCGCGGGCTACAAGGTGGCGGCCATCGAAGGCAGCGCCAACATGAAACTGGCCGTCACCTTCGAGGGAGCCGAACCGGTTGCCTTCACCGGCGCGGACGTCTTCGGCGACATGCTGGCGGCTCTGCGCAACGGTGAGGTGGATGCCATGGTGGACGACGACGTCGTAACCGTGCCGCTGGGTGAAGACCCGGCGTACGATGTCGCTTTTACCCACCCCACAGGTAACCGGTGGGGGATCGGCGTGGCCAAGGACAACCCCTTCCTGCTGGCCGAACTCAACACGGCACTGGCAACGGTAGTGGCAGACGGGCGGCTGGAGCGGATCTGGACCAAGTGGATGCCGCACCTGCCGTACGCGCTGGCTGCGGAGGTGGCTGTATGA
- a CDS encoding NAD(P)/FAD-dependent oxidoreductase yields MSRRIVIAGASMGGLRAAEQLRAAGWEEEIVVVGDEIHPPYNRPPLSKDLLAAPGSREEALAAVQLRQRRTATDIQWRFGSAVVAADLAARTLTLGTREELAYDGLVIATGLRPRRVPVPGPTAGRHVIRRLEDTMALHGELKPKTRVVVIGAGFIGCEAAATAAGLGCQVTLIEGTGGPMERPLGHELSAGIRTFLQAHGIDCVAGKRVTEFLDMSGTHTEGAGRCAGVRLEDGTEVAADVVIEAVGSLPNVEWLAGNGLDLSDGVLCNEHLQVLGAEHVVAVGDVARYPDRRAGGPARRVEHWATPADTAKIAAPALVAALQGDVVPEPAAPLPSFWSDIFKTRIQGVGSPALADTIEVLEGDPSRPWEGTAVAYYRDGRLIGAVTAALPADRQLHYRKLVNESGIHAGADLAAV; encoded by the coding sequence ATGAGCCGCAGAATTGTCATCGCAGGAGCCTCGATGGGAGGACTGCGCGCCGCCGAACAGCTGCGCGCGGCCGGCTGGGAGGAAGAGATCGTCGTCGTTGGCGATGAGATCCACCCGCCCTATAACCGGCCCCCGCTGTCCAAGGACCTGCTCGCCGCGCCCGGTTCCCGAGAGGAAGCGCTTGCCGCGGTACAGCTTCGGCAACGCCGCACGGCCACCGATATCCAATGGCGGTTCGGATCCGCGGTTGTCGCGGCGGACCTGGCGGCGCGCACGCTGACGCTGGGTACCAGGGAAGAGTTAGCCTACGACGGGCTGGTGATTGCCACGGGCCTGCGCCCGCGGCGGGTGCCGGTTCCCGGACCCACCGCCGGCCGCCATGTGATCCGCCGTCTCGAGGACACTATGGCCCTGCATGGCGAGCTCAAGCCCAAAACCAGGGTGGTGGTGATCGGCGCCGGTTTCATCGGCTGTGAGGCTGCCGCGACCGCGGCCGGTCTGGGCTGCCAGGTCACGCTCATTGAGGGGACCGGTGGCCCGATGGAACGCCCGCTCGGTCACGAGCTGAGCGCCGGCATCCGCACCTTCCTGCAGGCGCACGGCATTGATTGTGTGGCCGGCAAACGGGTCACCGAGTTCCTCGACATGTCCGGCACCCACACGGAAGGAGCCGGGCGCTGTGCAGGTGTCCGGCTCGAGGACGGTACGGAAGTAGCCGCCGACGTCGTTATTGAGGCCGTCGGCTCGCTGCCGAACGTCGAGTGGCTGGCGGGAAACGGGCTGGACCTCAGCGACGGCGTGCTCTGCAACGAACACCTCCAGGTGCTCGGAGCGGAACACGTGGTTGCGGTGGGCGACGTAGCCCGTTACCCGGACCGCCGAGCCGGGGGACCTGCCCGCCGCGTCGAGCATTGGGCCACTCCCGCCGATACGGCCAAAATCGCCGCGCCGGCACTGGTGGCGGCCCTCCAGGGCGACGTTGTTCCGGAGCCGGCGGCACCGTTGCCGTCGTTCTGGTCCGACATCTTCAAGACCCGGATCCAAGGGGTGGGCAGCCCCGCCCTGGCCGACACCATCGAGGTTCTCGAAGGCGACCCTTCCCGCCCCTGGGAGGGAACCGCCGTGGCTTACTACCGCGACGGCCGGTTGATCGGCGCGGTGACCGCCGCCCTGCCGGCTGACCGCCAACTGCACTACCGCAAGCTCGTGAACGAATCCGGCATCCACGCCGGCGCCGACCTGGCTGCCGTCTGA